The Vitis vinifera cultivar Pinot Noir 40024 chromosome 7, ASM3070453v1 genomic interval ATTAACATCCTTCAAATGGTCAGGAAACCACAAACCATTTTTATGTAGCATACAGAAACTGAACATTCATCAACCCAAAATGGCTCAAGAAGTTCACCCACCAGCTGAACCTGTCACCCAATCAATGATATTCATATCAATGTAATGCAGAGTATTATCATACAAAATTATgttgctatataccatttgaaagcatCACAAATCTTTGCATGATTGACAATGGACTAATTCAAGTTGCATCCAAGGCAACTTCTCAAGGGCTTCTATTGGGAAAAAGAATCCCATGAAATAGTATCTTGTGGTCCTTCAGTCAATTTTCTATTGAAAGATTGGTAGGATCCTTTTGTAACTAATAGCATTTATAGTTTATCAGGCCCAATTATGCAGCAATTGGATAGATCAAGCTTTTCTCTCTTCAGGGTAGGGATAACAAAGTCATCAATCGAATGAGCAATTGAAGGTATCTTTATAAGGGCAATTAGTACCAACAAGAGAGAGTAGACCAAGTCAGTATCTTATGAGAACATAAATTTATACTTGTATTGAGAGCCTGTTCTTCCTTCCTATGTAGTACTAGAAATACCAGgaaacaagaaaatcaaaataaacaataagaaATTCGAATAcccaacataaataaaaaaaatcaataaacatGCTTTAAAAGAACAAAACATCCAAAACCTTACAAGTGGAGTACATAAAGTGAGACCATGAAGAGAAAGAACTCTGTTCTGATTTTCTCCTGCATTTCAAGATGAATTTAGTTACTATTATCCATGATACcattcttaaaatattatgaattaacAACATGTAGGACTATTTCAGTCAACCCTTGGGATCATCCAAATACAATTTTAATCACTATGGATTTGGATGGCACTTTACATGGCCATCCAAatcactactagtactagtttTGCAAATCCAGGAGCACTAGGAAGACGAAAGTAATAAAGCAATCCACTAAACCACAAACAATGCCTAGTCCCACAAACCACTGAACAAAGCCCGTGACATACTGATATATTGCATAGTTTACATAAATTCCTTGGTAGGTGCCCTTCCAAGGTATCAACAGAAGTTTTCACTGACATAAAAAAGACTTGGAATTCTCAGTTTCAAACACAACAACCAAAAGCCTTTTGAATCTGATGAAAGAAGTAGGCAGCTGAGAATTCCATCCACCCAAAACCATTTTTTTGCACAATTGCAATTGACCAAAATAAACAATCAGGACATATGGTGATAATTCAGAAAAGTAGTCAGCGGTTTTAAATCCCATACCACCTTAGGTTGATTTTGAAGTCTTCTTTTCAATCTTCATCTGCATTCAAAATAACCACATTCTATCGCATTACCACATCTCACAGGcaggattttgaaaattttcagaagTAGGATTCAAGAATCTGTCATTATGTATGGATGagcaaaatatcaaagattTTAATTATGTTATGTTATTCATTTAATGGTATATAATCTATGACTTCACCAATATTTCACCTAGCACTCCTGGTAACTTCTTATGTAGTGATTCAGTTTCCATTTCAATAGATGTTAAGAACTTACGTATTTCTAGAACACAAACGACTAACGAATATGAAACCCAGAAATGCTGCCTGTGTGAATTAAGCTGGCAAAAATTAGGAGAGTCATACAGGAATCTGAAGTTAGCATTGTCTGATTTGTTTTTGAAATGgtactttcaaataaaaaataatacatattgGAGAGGAGTGTTAAATAGGTTAGCGTTCAAGGGAGGGGTGTTAAatatacagaaactcaaaaattcttttgtttgtaccttgtggagttgggctagggtgtatattggagaggagtcctcttcactcTTAGGTTTTTTTGAGTGGCTAGCAACCACTTAAGGGAGGGTAAGGGTCTTTGTTTTTGTGCTCTCGTTTTGAGGCAGATTTGTATACGTCCTGTATGCTTGGTGGCCTttgccctttaatatatttgcgatatttatcaaaaaataaaaaataatacatattaagagtttaaaatatcatttgagGGTTACAGACATAAAAACGAAAGAAAGGCAACTCTTCATTGGTCTGATTTTTTTTTGAGATAGCACATGCTTTGGCCATTGTTATCACataaaatgaacaaaatctGTCAAAGCCATCAATGAAGATTTCTTTTTAAGTATCTAGCCCATGGAAGAGCAGGAGTTGGATATCATGAATTGCAACTGAAGAAGTTTGAGAAGAAAAGGGAGTCAAAAGGGCAAAATGTTACCATATTAAAACTCAATTTTGTTGGGGAAGACTGGCTTGCCAAACATGCAAACTCACTGCAACATTTCTACACACTTGAGAATCTCCTTTGGAGTTAGAAATGCAACAATTTGATCAGACACCCAAGAATGGTGGAAATGTAACACTTTGATCTGATCCCTAGATCATCTAAGAATTGGTGAAGCAATTAATTCTTTGCCTTGTCTCCACTTCTCAGAAATAAGTAAACAGAGGTAAACCACTGATGACTCAAAAGTTTAAGCTACTAGATAGAGCCAATAACATATGTTCAAGCTATTAGCGACTGAGTCAGTACTGTATATTAAGCCGACTCAGATGAAACCCTTATATACTGTGTCTAATGTGCAACCTTTTGCCACATGCCTAAGGGCTAAATAAATGGAGGGGAAAAAACAAGCAGTCGCATGGGCACAAATCTAGGGCAACACCAAGGCTAATACAATGTTAACCCATGAGTTGACTTTAAACTTTAACCTGTCAGGTAATGGACCAGTAACATATCAAGCCTACACAGCTAAAGCCCTAATCAACTGAGATAGACTCCATTATATTCTCATGTACAAGGAAATAAACATGGAACCAAAAGAGAAACTTTAGAACTATCCACTCAGACTTTTATGAAGTTATCACCTGAAATTTTATGCAAGATGAATGTACCTAACATGGACCTGtaccttttttccttttttctgttGATGTTACTGAAGCAAGGAGGAAGTCAAACAGAAAATGccataaaatgaaaaaaggtAGCCCAAACTATAGACTCTTAACTGATTTCATTTTAACTAGTTCTGAAAATGGCTATTAATCAAGCTCTCCACAAACAAACAACCAGTCAAAATTCAGAAATTCAACTAAAATAGAGTGTTGATGACACAAACATATTCTGCAGCTGCCCTAAAAGATTCATGAAAGCAACATCATCAGATCCAGACAAATGAGTGATCAGACTGGAATCTTAGACTACATAGCtcacaattttcaaatttaaatccCTTTGTACTGCAGCCTTACAAATATCCTACAGAACAAGGAAAAGACTATAAATCCTACTTAGTTTTATATGacatgatgaaaataaaaactaaataattaatGTTATGTTTTCATCCTCATCAAAACtacttgagagaaaaaaaaatccaatgcgTAGGGCACACCAATGAAAGGATCTTTCTTTCCCTGTTTAGCAGGGATTTCTCCCCATATTGTTTAGGTAAATAGTCAGAAAAGAGTGGTGACTCGTGAATAAATGCCAATAGCACCGCACACAAGAAGCAAACATGACAAAACAGTTTGAATGAATAAGTTGTGCTAATGAATGTGTAAGTTGTAATGCTCAACAGGTATCAGCAATCTTAACCTTAACATACATTTTTCTGTATTCAAGGTAAACCCCACCTGGGCCCTGTCTTCCAATTTAATATATCTACTTACCAATGCTAGTGCAAGAAAGCAGAAGATATGTGTAGAAGACAACTGGTGTAGCTTTGTAACTGTTGGAAGAATTTGTAGGGCATTGAGGGCCATTAGAGTAGACTCAGTAGAGCTCCGAAATGCAAGTAATAGACCGAAAGCTCCATTAAAACAAGCCTACCCATTTCTTAAAAGTCAATGCAGCATCTCTCCTTCTGAATTGGGCTTCTGTTTGGACTTTGGGAGGCTTGCTCTTATAAAGTGTTTTATGGTATTTCAAGAAGAGGGTTCTGTACTTATATTTGTCAATGAACATCTTTCCTCTCTCCATCATCTCCACAACTTCATTAGCTCTAACAAAAAAACCCCCTCTGACAAATGTATAAAGTACAGCATCTAGGAGTTCCTGATCAAACTTCATCGAGGaagaagaagcaaaagacttcATCTCGCCCCACAGCTCTGTTACCTCCACATATTTTCCCCCAATAGCAGCATACCCAGTGACCATAGAATGAAAAGTTTGTGCATTTGGGGCATGCCCTAAACTCCTCATCTTCTTCAGAGCCTTCTCAGCATCTTGCATCAGTCTCTTCCTACAGAAAAAATGGATTACATTATTCCAATCATGAACTCCACAATCCACTCTTTGCTCTTCCTTGATTTCATGCAACAGCTTTGCCATCAGACCTGCTTCACCACTCTCTGCACATCCCTTAACCAACATCTCAAATTCTCGATGACCAGATCTTGGTATTTTAGCCTCTTTCATCTCTTTGAATACATGGAGGGCCCCTTCAGTATCTTTTTGAAGCACTCGGGATTGAATCAATGCTTCATAACAACTTGAATCCAGCTGGACTCCAGCCTTTCGGGCATCTCGAAGCAGTGATGTGATCTCTCCTGCTCGATTTGCTTTACAATATGCTTTTAGGAGGGAAGAATACACAGAAGAACCAGTTCTAACCCCAGCCAAGCGCATCTCATCCAGTAGGTCATGTGCTTGATCTAACCAACCAAGCAAGATGCATGAATTAATGACATGAACCAAGGCTGAATTATCAGTGGAAACTGGAGAATCTTCCTTTTCTGCCTTGATTAGAAACTCCGCCAATTGCTTCGTCTTGCCAGCTTCCAGAAAAGCCTTGACCAATTTCACATAAATTCTTTCAGTTGGTTGGAGAATTCCACGTTCAGTTGTAATAAACTCAACCTGCATCTGCAATTTTGCTAACAGCCTATCAAGTATTTCTTTTGCCTCGGCCTCAAGCTTTAAGAAATTTCTGTCTCTAGAAAACTCCTCATAAGATATGGACAGGCTTGTATTTGGTCTAGCATTCTCTAAACCATCTGACTTTCTATGGCTTAAGCTTTTTTCAGAAACCTGTTCTTGAGTAGATGTATTACCACTTCCAACAGCTTCAAACATGAGTGTAGCAGCTGAAAGGGAATTCCGTGCTTCCCTTGCCTTTCGAAGCATTTCCAAAACCATATGGGATGCAGaatctaaatccccaaacttcAAATGGCATGTAAGCAAACAATTGTAGAATTGCCGAAACTGAATATCACTTAGATTATGGGCTTCATCTATGTGTCTCTTAAGCTTCCTAAGATCTTCTCTTCGCCCATTTCTTTCATAAATATGTGCCATTATGATAAGTAAATTCACATCAGGTTTGACACCAACTCGAGGCATCATGTCAAGGAGCTTCTCTGCTTTCCTAGTAGTCCCAAACAAAAGGCACCCGGCTAAAGCAATGTTGAAGGCCGTAGTATTAGGCTTCATGGCAAGCAAAGGCCTATTACTCTTTTTACGCGGATCCACCCTGCCATCCTGGAACAAGTAACCTATCTCAAGAATCAACTCGGCAGCAAGATATGCTCCTGAAGCCGTTTGTGACATGTGGGCCAAGATAGCAGACCAAGCAGAGACAGGAGGGAACTCTTCCATTTCAACCAATTTCCTCAAAACAGTAGATGCAGGAACTGGCAATCCACAACTTGCAAGACCAAAAGAGATGTAAATCAGAGTCTCCTTCTCCAACAAATTCTGCTTACTCTCTGCAAAAGCCCGTTCCACCAACCCATAAGCCTTCTCAAGCCACTGAACATCAAGGCTTTCTGAAAAACTTGTCAATACCGTGTTCACGATGGATTTCCTAGGAAACCCTTCCATACCCATATGCTGTTCAAACAACTTCCATGCATCACTATACCTATGACCATCAATTGCATTCTCCAATTCCTCACATAGTTTAGCTGGGTCCCGAGCCTGGACCAAGATTGTTCCACCCATACTCGAAAAGGACTGAATTGACCCACTCCGAGAATCCAGAACAGCATTTCCCATGTTTAAGTTTGTCAAATAAGGGCTGATAAACTGAAAAAATGGCCTGTCTCTCGAGAACCCACGAATTCGGCATATGGGAATGCTGTGATCACTGCAAAGAAGCGAGGAAAGCAGGGAGTAAGGGGAAAGCGGTGTGATATGAGACTTGAGTTTCCTGATTGACAGCATTTTCTCAATTCAAATAACGAGTACTAAGACGAGCAAAGTTGAGACCAAAATGAGCCAAAATCTGTAATGCGCTCAGAGATATTGAGACTCAACAGATGAATGATACAACAGGAAGATAAATTTCAGAGAAATGAGATATCCCCATCGGGGTATAAAAGAGAGCAATCGAGTGAATGGGTCTCCAATTGCAATTTCAGAAACACGCCCAAAAGGGAAATTTCACATACTTGAGATTACAGAGAGGGGAAGGGTCTAAGGgttttgagagagagaaaacaagGGTTTAAGGGAGGAGATGATTTGACACGTGGCAGAAAAGTAACAACCCCGTGATAACtcaggtttattttattttattactatatCAGAGGTTTTAATAGCctatcttataatattttaaattttaattttaaatttaaaaaaaaaaaaaaccgtttGAATTGTTTTGGCTACGTGACTCTAAaggtttttgatattttattatttaaaattaaaaaatatattaataactaaaaaaagaaaatgttttcaagtaacatattttaattatttttatttatttttaaaaaataattagaaataaattactatatataaaaattattttaaaatataaaaaatatgttaaaaatatttcagattcttaaataaatatttattttataaaaaaacataaaacaaattttaaaaaatatttttcaaaaactgttttacaAAACAGATATCAACATTGgagtttcatttatttattcatggcCGTACACACTAGAGCAGCTAACGTTAACGCTCTGTCTCAATACACGAAGACATAGTAAGGTGGAATTAAGCAAATTCCTCCGCAATACCCTCTCAGCTAAAGCCCTGCCTCATCATCAATCTTCCTCTGATCATGCATAGGCATGGCCcttatgatgatgatggtgtTGCTGTTTTTGCAGTTGTGGCCCTGGGAAGAACAACTCCTCTTTCTGCTTCCTGAATACCTTATCCACCTCTCTTGCAGGGAGGGCAAAGGCCAGCTCCTTCGCCTCTTTCTCCAGTCCGTTCACAACGTTGCCTTTCCCTGCAAGAGGTTCTCTCCGGTTGTTTTCAGCGTTGATGCCAAAGCACACAATCTCCAAATTCCAGCTGGTTCCGGCGACGATGGCAATGGGGTGGCCTGCCGGGACGACGAAGAGTGTACCACGGCGCAAAGATGAGCTTACTTTCTGGTAAATGGGACTGGCCCCCTGTTGCTGCTGCTTCTCTCCAGAGAGGTGAGGACATACCATCTCCAAGTACCCTTCTCCTTCGAGCACTGCAGCCACCATTGTTGACCTTGAGTTAAAGAACGGACCCATCATTCCTTCctgtggggaaaaaaaagtcAGAATTCCGAATGAGATATTCGAAAAGGAGATGGGGTTGGGAGGAGAGAGATATATGTACTTGGGTGATGTTAGCATAAGAGATTTCAATGTCCATATCTTTCAGCTGCCTGAAGTCTTCCGCGTCTGCCTCATGGAGTCGTCCATAATTGTTACAAACGGAGGGATCCTTGTTCAGAAGATTGAATACCGGCCGCTTGGATTCCCCTGAGGTGAAGGGCCAGATCCCAGCTGCTTCCCCATGCTGGCCGCCGCTCAAGGCCTGAATCTGCTCTCCTGATGCTTTGATGAAGTGTCCTTTCgtctgttgctgaaacaccctCTCCAGTGTTCCTTCTTCAACCTGCTTCTTTTCCatatcatatacatatataaaagaaaaaacccaattcacaaaCAGTAGTACCTTTACCTTAAAAGCAGAGGAGAGTAACTTAGGGCTGAATGCCCTGTAAAATGATTGTGGGTTCTCACCAGCTGCGCCATGAAATGGCTGCATCACAACTCACATCCAAGAACTttagtgtgtatatatatatatatacaggtATGCCTGATGGGAAAGAAATTTCAATGATACATGGCAGAATGATCACCTCGAATCTGCCAGGAATGCCAACAGGTAGCAAAAAGTAGGCGATTCTCAGTTTCTGATTTTTGTGAGAGTTGATCAGGTGAAGAGTAATCCCTGCGGGAATCCTCACTATATCTCCTATTCTGATACGAAAGCTTATCCTCTTACCTTGGCACACCATTGTGATGGTTCCTTGCCCTGTAATGGAACAGACATGGTTCGAAATTCATGATCAAGAATGGTGGTCGACTTGGTAGAAATCGGAAGAGGATAAGAGGAGATGTACCCGAGCAGACGAAGCCGACGATCTCGGCATCATAGTGGGTTGGAACCACGAAGGTTTGAGGGTTGGCTTCAAGGCATATGAAACGGTAGTTCTTGAGGCCGCGGAGGAGGCGGGACCTTCGGTCGAACATCTCTAGGATTTTCACTTCGCCTTGGTTGGTCCGGAGGAAAGCAAAATGTTGGTCCCGGAACACATAAGGgttgttttcttcttcctcctctccTCCTTCCTCTAGCTGTTGCTGGTCATACTTCTCCTGGCATTCTTGGTGGCACTGCTCTCTCTGCCTCCCTGGTTGCAGCAGCTCACACTGCTTGCGGCATTGCTGGAGCTGCTTCTCGGGATCCACGACAGGCCCGTGGTGCTCTCTGTAGTAATCCTCGCACTTATGCTCGCACTCTCCACTCTGGCGCTCGCTCACTTGCTGCTGGACCCGGCACTGGTGCTTGCACTGCTGGAGCTCAGGGTCTTCCTGGGCTGCAACTAGAGAGAGAGCCACCCACAAACAGAAAGTACAACACAAGAAGAAGGCGAAAGGAAATTTAGCATTGTTGATCACCATTTTTGGCAGAGAGATCTTGCTCAAGGAAAAGGGTGAAGATGGGGGTTATATGTGTTGTAGGTGGGGGAGAGAGGAAGAGGGAaagggaggagagagagagacgtGGAGTTGAGAGGACATGCATGGAGACGGGTGGCAATCATACGTGTCCATCACTAGTGTTCAGAATCATCCCCAAGTTTGAGTAGGGACAAGGATCTGACAAAAGCTCTTCTACCCTCTCGAAAAACCGCGAATTTGGCTTCTGGTTATGCTGAAACCACTGTGAATTAATGAACCATGGAGGAAAACGAAGAAACATAGGAAGTGAATTTCAAGTATTATGTCCCTGGCAGATAAGAAGAAAGAAGAGGCACTTTCAGAAAACAGTTTCAATCTTCTATTTAAAATGTtgtcaattttctaaaattagtaTTAAGAAACAAGGAAAATGCCAAGTATGAAGTCGATTAAAAGATTGGaaatgttataatattaaaCCATACCTATAATTAATCCATGGTTAATTTCTTCTGGATACCAAACTCACAAGCATATAATCTAACAGTTTAAATGAAACTAACCAGAAATGGAGGATTTTCGGATGAAATGAGTaatgagaaagaaagaagggGAGGAACACAAAAACTTAGGAAAAGAAAGGCCGAGAGTAGGgcctctatttatttatttatggaaGTGGTTGGGCTTTACACTCATCTACATACAGAACAGCAGAACATCACTCAAGTCTGAGTCTTAATATACATAGATAATATATAAGAGAGAAGAAGCAAACTCCTTCATACAACCCTCAAAACTAAAGCCGCCTCCAACATAGAAGGATGGAAACCCAACCCACTCATGACTCAAGCCTCCACACCCCACCAGCACCAACTCAGGCGTAGGCATGGCCTCCACGTGGCCCTGGGAAGAACCACCATTCATTCTGTTTTGCGAACACCTCGTCCACCTCTCTTGCTGGGATGCTGAAAGCCAGCTCCTTCGCCTCTTTCTCCAGTGCATTCACTATGTTCTTGTCCCCTGAAATTTGTCAAAGAAAAGGAACTTAAAAGATTGTGGAAAGAGCAGGAGGAAGAGTGGAAATGGTGGGTGTTTAGTTCATTTGATTCAGTACCTGCAAGAGACTCCCTCCTGTTGTTTTCAGCATTCACATCAAAGCACACAATCTCCAAATTCCGGTTGTTTCCGGCGACTACGATTAGGGGGTGGCCTGCTGGGACAACGAAGAGCATCCCACGTTTCAGAGGTGAGCTTAGTCTCTGGTAATGTGGGCTCGCACTCTGCTGCTGCTGCTCACGCCTTTGTTCACCTGTGCTTTGTCCTTGGCCCTGCTGCTGCTGAGAGACATGGGGACAAGCCATCTCCATGTACCCTTCACCTTTAACCACCACAGCTATCTTAGTAGCCCTTGTGTTGAAGAAGGGACCTTCCATTGATCCCTGAAGAAGCAgggagaaaggaaaagaagttcAGAAATAAGATACAGAActgaaaattcagaaaaattaAGAAGATAATTAGAGTTGGGAGAAAGGAAATACTTTGGTGATGTTAGAATAAGAGACTGCAATGTCCATATCTTGTAGCTGCTGGAATTCATTGGCATCAGCCTCATGGAGTCGTCCATATCTATTAGAAATGGAGGGTTCCTTGCTTAGAAGATTGAATACTCTCTTGGATTCTGTTGACCCGAATGGGAAGGGAAACATTCCAGATTCCTCGCGTTGGCTCAAGGCCTGGATCTGTTGTTCTGAAGCTTTGACGATGACTCCCTTATTCTGTTGCTTAATCACCCTCTGCACCCTATCTTGTTCAACCTGcttgattttaaaatcaaagacaTTAATCCACATGTAC includes:
- the LOC100853754 gene encoding vicilin Cor a 11.0101 is translated as MVINNAKFPFAFFLCCTFCLWVALSLVAAQEDPELQQCKHQCRVQQQVSERQSGECEHKCEDYYREHHGPVVDPEKQLQQCRKQCELLQPGRQREQCHQECQEKYDQQQLEEGGEEEEENNPYVFRDQHFAFLRTNQGEVKILEMFDRRSRLLRGLKNYRFICLEANPQTFVVPTHYDAEIVGFVCSGQGTITMVCQGKRISFRIRIGDIVRIPAGITLHLINSHKNQKLRIAYFLLPVGIPGRFEPFHGAAGENPQSFYRAFSPKLLSSAFKVEEGTLERVFQQQTKGHFIKASGEQIQALSGGQHGEAAGIWPFTSGESKRPVFNLLNKDPSVCNNYGRLHEADAEDFRQLKDMDIEISYANITQEGMMGPFFNSRSTMVAAVLEGEGYLEMVCPHLSGEKQQQQGASPIYQKVSSSLRRGTLFVVPAGHPIAIVAGTSWNLEIVCFGINAENNRREPLAGKGNVVNGLEKEAKELAFALPAREVDKVFRKQKEELFFPGPQLQKQQHHHHHKGHAYA
- the LOC100853788 gene encoding pentatricopeptide repeat-containing protein At1g03100, mitochondrial codes for the protein MLSIRKLKSHITPLSPYSLLSSLLCSDHSIPICRIRGFSRDRPFFQFISPYLTNLNMGNAVLDSRSGSIQSFSSMGGTILVQARDPAKLCEELENAIDGHRYSDAWKLFEQHMGMEGFPRKSIVNTVLTSFSESLDVQWLEKAYGLVERAFAESKQNLLEKETLIYISFGLASCGLPVPASTVLRKLVEMEEFPPVSAWSAILAHMSQTASGAYLAAELILEIGYLFQDGRVDPRKKSNRPLLAMKPNTTAFNIALAGCLLFGTTRKAEKLLDMMPRVGVKPDVNLLIIMAHIYERNGRREDLRKLKRHIDEAHNLSDIQFRQFYNCLLTCHLKFGDLDSASHMVLEMLRKAREARNSLSAATLMFEAVGSGNTSTQEQVSEKSLSHRKSDGLENARPNTSLSISYEEFSRDRNFLKLEAEAKEILDRLLAKLQMQVEFITTERGILQPTERIYVKLVKAFLEAGKTKQLAEFLIKAEKEDSPVSTDNSALVHVINSCILLGWLDQAHDLLDEMRLAGVRTGSSVYSSLLKAYCKANRAGEITSLLRDARKAGVQLDSSCYEALIQSRVLQKDTEGALHVFKEMKEAKIPRSGHREFEMLVKGCAESGEAGLMAKLLHEIKEEQRVDCGVHDWNNVIHFFCRKRLMQDAEKALKKMRSLGHAPNAQTFHSMVTGYAAIGGKYVEVTELWGEMKSFASSSSMKFDQELLDAVLYTFVRGGFFVRANEVVEMMERGKMFIDKYKYRTLFLKYHKTLYKSKPPKVQTEAQFRRRDAALTFKKWVGLF